From a region of the Penaeus vannamei isolate JL-2024 chromosome 32, ASM4276789v1, whole genome shotgun sequence genome:
- the LOC138867830 gene encoding uncharacterized protein, whose translation MRNLDSSQATAVCLVGAQISDPVGAQERWTEYFEQLYQVNPPTVNLDTQISENPPSLSEVKGAIYELKQRVSAASHEILRLRGITTRIIGLMGSLYTGTESAVKCGGVLLSLLPVSSEVKQGCVLALTLFNTRMDKTSLEALVVALDTFNNEAKPPASRGLLAQNQDPGL comes from the exons ATGAGAAACCTGGACTCTTCACAGGCGACTGCAGTTTGCTTAGTAGGTGCACAGATATCAGATCCTGTTGGAGCACAAGAACGTTGGAcggagtattttgagcagttgtaccaagttaatccaccaacagttaacttggatacaCAAATCAGTGAGAATCCCCCCTCTCTAAGTGAAGTTAAGGGGGCGATCTACGAGCTGAaacagcgggtatctgcggcatcccat GAGATCCTAAGACTGAGAGGAATTACAACAAGGATAATTGGATTAATGGGCAGCTTGTATAcaggtactgaaagtgctgttaagTGTGGTGGGGTCCTGTTGAGCTTGTTACCTGTAAGTTCAGAagtgaagcaaggctgtgtccttgcactaaCTCTTTTTAACACTCGCATGGACAAGACT TCCTTGGAAGCCCTGGTGGTGGCTCTAGATACATTtaacaatgaagcgaaaccccctgcgtctagaggtctcttggccCAAAACCAAGATCCAGGGCtttag